In the Heterodontus francisci isolate sHetFra1 chromosome 6, sHetFra1.hap1, whole genome shotgun sequence genome, one interval contains:
- the si:ch211-140b10.6 gene encoding protein POLR1D-like isoform X1: MEKDGELERKAVEELLTEAKRGKARAETMGPMGWMKCPLPGANKRFLINTVKNTIPSQRQTYDHSQKEEVKDSDLNEKEQRKKERLHKNSFQPYKQGPKTRMKANRSPSPRENDSKRNTKKYKGTKDY, encoded by the exons AAAAGCTGTGGAAGAACTTCTTACAGAGGCAAAGCGTGGAAAAGCCAGGGCTGAAACTATGGGACCCATGGGCTG GATGAAGTGTCCTCTTCCAGGAGCCAACAAACGGTTTCTCATCAATACTGTTAAGAATACTATACCGTCTCAAAGACAAACATATGACCATAGCCAAAAGGAAGAAGTTAAGGATTCAGATCTAAATGAGAAGGAACAAAGGAAAAAAGAAAGGCTACACAAAAACAGCTTCCAACCATATAAACAGGGACCAAAAACTAGGATGAAAGCTAACAGGTCTCCTTCTCCACGGGAAAATGACTCAAAGAGGAATACTAAAAAGTACAAGGGCACAAAAGATTATTGA
- the si:ch211-140b10.6 gene encoding protein POLR1D-like isoform X3 — MGPMGWMKCPLPGANKRFLINTVKNTIPSQRQTYDHSQKEEVKDSDLNEKEQRKKERLHKNSFQPYKQGPKTRMKANRSPSPRENDSKRNTKKYKGTKDY, encoded by the exons ATGGGACCCATGGGCTG GATGAAGTGTCCTCTTCCAGGAGCCAACAAACGGTTTCTCATCAATACTGTTAAGAATACTATACCGTCTCAAAGACAAACATATGACCATAGCCAAAAGGAAGAAGTTAAGGATTCAGATCTAAATGAGAAGGAACAAAGGAAAAAAGAAAGGCTACACAAAAACAGCTTCCAACCATATAAACAGGGACCAAAAACTAGGATGAAAGCTAACAGGTCTCCTTCTCCACGGGAAAATGACTCAAAGAGGAATACTAAAAAGTACAAGGGCACAAAAGATTATTGA
- the si:ch211-140b10.6 gene encoding protein POLR1D-like isoform X2: MNGRKAVEELLTEAKRGKARAETMGPMGWMKCPLPGANKRFLINTVKNTIPSQRQTYDHSQKEEVKDSDLNEKEQRKKERLHKNSFQPYKQGPKTRMKANRSPSPRENDSKRNTKKYKGTKDY, translated from the exons ATGAATGGCAG AAAAGCTGTGGAAGAACTTCTTACAGAGGCAAAGCGTGGAAAAGCCAGGGCTGAAACTATGGGACCCATGGGCTG GATGAAGTGTCCTCTTCCAGGAGCCAACAAACGGTTTCTCATCAATACTGTTAAGAATACTATACCGTCTCAAAGACAAACATATGACCATAGCCAAAAGGAAGAAGTTAAGGATTCAGATCTAAATGAGAAGGAACAAAGGAAAAAAGAAAGGCTACACAAAAACAGCTTCCAACCATATAAACAGGGACCAAAAACTAGGATGAAAGCTAACAGGTCTCCTTCTCCACGGGAAAATGACTCAAAGAGGAATACTAAAAAGTACAAGGGCACAAAAGATTATTGA